In Papio anubis isolate 15944 chromosome 20, Panubis1.0, whole genome shotgun sequence, the genomic window AACCTTCCGGACCCTCCAACCAGATGCCAATTCCTCTCTGCCCAGGGCCCACCCCCACTGCTACTTCCTCATTCAGTACCACCTCCTCAGGGGGCCTGCCCAGACCACCCAACCTACAACAGCCCCCAGATTGGTCCCTCTCTAGTTGTGTATTCTGACTATTTACATGAGACCTGGTGGGGTGGGACTAGATACTCACAGGCTGGGCAGGCGGCATCTGTCCCGGCATAAGCTGCTGCGGGGGCATGGCCCCTGGTGGGATCTGGCCAGGTGCAAGGCCTGGCGGTGGGATCATGCCAGGGGGCGGCATGTAGGGCGGCTGGCCCGGCATGTGGTGCATAATGCGGGGCGCCTGAGTCATCGGCGGCATGCCCtgtggagagagggaggacaCAGTGTGgttacagcagccccaggaggcACAGAAGAGGCCATCAGAGCAAACCCAGCAGGTGAGAGATATAAGGAAAAACAACCAGAAAGAGGTGAAAAAGGCACCCAGAGAGGGCTggacagaacaaaacaaacccagGGTCTAGTGGGATATTAAATCAGAAAGAGTTCAATGCTATTTGGGAGTTAAATGCTGGCAGAGTTCTGAGGTCTGTTTCCATGGAGATGCCTCCTGGCCATCACCCTCCAGGGACCACCcagccacagaatgggaggagggaggctgaggtaggaggatcgcttgagcacaggtgGTCAAGACTGcgtgcagtgagccctgattgtgccacagcactccagcctgggaggcagagcaagaccctgtatcttaagaaacaaaatcaaaagaggGGAGAGATGGAAAGGGACAGTCAGGGCAGGTGCAGAAAGAAACGTgtggtaggccgggcgcggtggctcactcctataatcctaacactttgggaggccgaggcaggcagatcacctaaggtcaggagtttgagaccagcctgggcaacatggtgaaaccccatccctactaaaaatacaaatattagccaggcgtggtggtgggcacctgtaatcccagctactacagcggctaaggcaggagaatcacttgaacctggcaggagaagcttggagtgagccaagagtacgccactgcactctagcctgggcaacaaagtctctgtctcaaacaaacaaaaacaaaaaccaaaacaaaggagGGCAGAGATGGAAAGGGACACTCAGGGCAGGTGCAGAACGAAACGCATGGCAGCAGGGGAAAGAGGGAAGACAGCAGATGGCAGGCAGCACACTCCGGCTGGAAACACAATCTGAAGTCAAAAGTAGACAGAAAACTAGGTGCAGTGAAGAGGACAGAAGTTAATAACAGGAGTCTACAGTAATCCAGACACCATCACCAACTTGGAGAAAGTGTGAGTGGCATCGAATAGAGCATCACCCAGAGCCACGAGACTCATGAAAGCCAGAGAGACATGGAGGCTCAGAGACCTAAGGAGTGGGCCTGGTTCGTCCATCTTTTTTTTGTACTCAGTGCTTTTTGTATCCTGTTTGGAAAACAGGATGTTTCCACTTTTCATGCCCTCACCAAGGTCATGaagacattttcctgttttcttctagaaactttATTGTgtgagggccgggtgcagtggctcacgcctgtaatcccaacacttcaggaggctaaggagggcggatcacttgaggtcaggagttcgagaccagcctggccaacatggtgaaactccgtctctactaaaaatacaaaaattagctgggtgtggtggcacgcgcctgtagttccagctactcaggaggcaggggcaggagaatcgcttgaacccaggaggcggaggttgcagagagctgagattgcaccactgcactccagcctggactacagagcgagactgtctcaaaaaaaaaaaaaagaaaaaagagaaaaaagaagctaTATTTTGTGAGTTGTCACATTTAGATCTGCAATTCACTTCaagttatattttgcatatagTATGAGATAGGGCTAATTTTTTCTCCTTGCAGATACCCAACTGCCCCGCATCATGAACTAGGGGAAAAAATTCCTTTCCTTAGTCAAGTGCAGTGGTACCTTCATCACACATCAAGTAATTGTACAAGTGTGGCTGTGCCTAGACTCTTCATATCCTTTCCCCTTGGTCTGTCTTCCTACCCTTCTGCCAACTGTATATCATCCTGGTTGGTtgctgcagatttttttttttttttgcacatagaCATGGGGGCATATGCCTgtgacccagctacttgggaggccaaggcagaagatcacttgaactcaagaggcagaggttgcagtgagccaagattgcaccactgcattccaacctggggaGACAGATTGactgagactctctctcaaaaaaaaaaaaagaaaaagaaaaaaaaaaagagacaagatctcactcttttactcaggctggagtgcagtggcaaaaccattgttcactgcagcctcgacctccggtcctcaagcgatcctcccacctcagcctcctgagctgctgggactacaggaatgaatcaccacacctggttctctattttattttttgtagagatgaggtcttgctattttatggaggctggtcttgaactcctgacctaaagaaatcctcctgccaggcgtggtggctcacgcctataatcccagcactttgggaggccaaggagggcagatcacgaggtcaggagatcgagaccatcctggctaacaatgaaacaggagatcgagacagtgaaaccccgtctctactaaaaatacaaaaaaattagccgggtgtggtggcgggcacctgtagtcccagttgttggggaggctgaggcaggagaatggcgtgaacccgggaggtggagcttgcagtgagccaagattacaccactgcactccagcctgggtgacagagcacgactatgtctcaaaagaaaaaaaaaaaaagaaatcctcctattttggcctcccaaagtggtgggattacagacatgagccactgggtCTGGCCTGGTTGCTGGAGCTTCCCCTGGTCATACAGGTCCGGGTGCTTTATTATCCTCGCCTGGCTTAGCCTTGTCTTTCCACACATTTACAAAGAGCCAATCAGTGTCCAGTGTTTACCAAAATACCTGTTGGGATTTTGACTGCAATTACGTTGAATATTCATTAATTTGGATGGAACTGACCTCTTGACTATACTGAGCCCTTCTATCCATTGCTGAGTCTCTGATTTCTCCCAGCTACGTTCTGTGATTTCAGTGTAGTCGTTCTGCAAACCTTTTGTTGGATTTACCCCTCAATGCTACTTCTCAATGTGAAGTCTACTTGTCTGTTACtggcatataaaaataaaactgggggtcggccatggtgactcatgcatgtaatcctggcactttgggaggctgagacagtgagtttgagattagcctggatGATACAGctaagccccatctctacaaaaaatgcaaaagtgagctgggtggggtggcacgCACCGGCAGctccagctgctagggaggctgaggcggaagttgcagtgagctgtgatggcaccactgcactccaacctgggtgacagtgagaccatgtctcaaaaataatattaataaataataaaactaattttttccATATTGCCCTTATATCCAGCAACCTTTCTAAATGAAGTTCACTTATTAATCCTAACAGTTGCTTAGTAGACACTTGGACTTTCTACATGCACAATGAGTTACAAGACACAGGCGACAAAATCAAGGCCATGGAGAGAGCGAAACCAAGTCACAGCCATGAAGAAAGACCTTGAGAAACATTCACAAGGAGGAAACAAGCGTTTCAAGAGGATATAGCATCATCTAGGTGCTCAACACCCCAAAAGAGAGACACACATCTCTATAAGGAAACAGAAAGGAGGGGTCTGAAGCTCCAAGTGGAGAACTCTCCCCACCCTGTCCCAAAGCCAGTCCACGTGGCTGAGGAAGGCCTGGCAGTGGGAGGGCTGGTCTCCAGGGCCTGGCTTACCGGGACAGGCCCCTGGACAGCCCCCACCACAGGGGCAGCTCCCCCGCCTTGCACAGCCTTCTTGGTGGCTGGGGTCTCCTGGCTCTTGGGCTTCCTCTTCTCCCGCTTGCGGTCCCGCTCCACGAAGGTGCCTTTCATCTTGGCAATGATATCTGAGTCAGTCTTGGCGTACTGGATacgctaccaaaacagagagcaGAACGGGTTAAGAGCGTGGATTCAGAGCCCAATTGCCAAGATTCAAAACTGGACCTTTATCAggggccaggtgttgtggctcatgcctgtaatcctaggccTTTGGGAGACTAAAGGGAgtaggtcacttgaggtcaggaggtggagaccagtttggccattgcagcgaaaccccatttctttgtctctgtctctctctctttttctttctttctttttttgagacattgtcttgctctgtcacccaggctaaagtgcagtgatgagatctcagttcactgcaacctccacctctcaggttcaaacaactctgcctcagtctcactactagctgggattacaggcgcccaccaccatgcccggctaatttttgtactgttagtagagacagggtttcaccatcttggccaggctggtctcgaactccggacctcgtgatccatccgcctcagcctcccaaaatgctgggattacaggcactagccaccgcgcctggccaggaaaccccatttctaccaaaaatacaaaaattagctgggcatggtggcatgcacctgtagtcccagctactcaagaggctgaggcaggaggcaggaggcaggagaatcgcttgaacccgggaggcaaaggttgcagtgagctgagatcgcgcctatgcactccagcccaggcgataGAGCAAgtcactgtctcaaaaaacaaaacaaaacaaaaacaaaaaacaaaaaaatcagacctTATCAGGAGCTTACTGagaaacacagaaatataaatatcttgGCCTTAACCTCCTTGTCTGAAAAACGGGGATTATGATACCTCCCACTTCaaaggactgtttttttttttttttttttgagactgagtctggctctgtcgcccaggctggagtgcagtggccggatctcagctcactgcaagctccgcctcccgggtttacgccattctcctgcctcagcctcccgagatgctgggaccacaggcgcccgccacttcgcccagctagttttttgtattttttagtagagatggggtttcaccgtgttagccaggatagtctcgatctcctgacctcatgatccgcccgtctcggcctcccaaagtgctgggattacaggcttgagccaccgcgcccggccagcgtCAAAGGACTgttatgaggactaaatgagttaaAGTGCTTGGAACAGGACCTGACACACAATAAGTAAGTGTTCAGTAGAAAGGCTGTTGGTATTTTCAAGGGAAGCTGGAACAGCAATAAACGTCAGGCCAAAAGCCCGAGGAGACAATGCTAGGAGAGGAGTGCAGTGCACGGGGATTTCCTATCACACAAGAATACACCTCAGTCTTCCAGGTTCAATCTCATTCACTTAGCTGTTTAAGAAGAACCTGCCAGATGCCAGGCACAATTCGAGGCTCTGGgaataaagcaatgaaaaaaatagacaaaaacccCTCTTTCATGGTGCTTATTCAGTAGGGGAAGGTATGTTAAACATTCTTAGTgtggcacagtagctcacgcctgtaatcctagcactttgggaggttgaggctggcagatcactggagctcaggagttcgagaccagcctgggcaacatggcgaaaccctatctctactaaaaatacaaaaatcagcgtTTCCAGGGGAGATAGCATCGTCTAtctcatcaaaaataaataaataaataaataaataaaatttaaaaaaaaatttttaagatttctttaaatttatttttatttttttattttattttattttttttttttgagacggagtctcgctctgccgcccaggctggagtgcagtggccggatctcagctcactgcaagctccgcctcccgggttcacgccattctcctgcctcagcctcccgagtagttgggactacaggcgcccaccaccgcgcccggctatttttttgtattttttagtagagacggggtttcaccgtgttagccaggatggtctcgatctcctgacctcgtgatccgcccgtctcggcctcccaaagtgctgggattacaggcttgagccaccgcgcccggcctatttttattttttgagatatagtcctgctctgtcacccaggctggagtgcagtggtgcaatattggctcactgcaacctccgcctcctgggttcaagcaattctcctgcctcagcctcccaagtagctgggattacaggtgccagccatcatgcccggctgatttttgtatttttgtagagacagggtttcgccacgttggccaggctggtctcgaactcctgacctcaggtaatccactcgcctcagcctcccaaagtgctgggattacaggcatgagccaccatgtccagccaaatatatatatatatacatattttgagacaatctcactctgtcacccaggctggagagcagtggcaggatctcggctcactgcaacctctgcctcccaggttcaagcaattctccttcctcagcctcctgagtagctgggactacaggcgcatgctgccacgcccagctaatttttgtattttagtagacagggtttcacagtgttgcccaggctagtcgcaaactcctgagctcaggtaaactgcctgcctcggcctccgaaagtgctgggattacaggcatgagccaccgcactccgccaaaaaaaagatttttaaaggaggCAAGGTGCAGTGGGAGCCTGGTCCAGTCTCACCTTGGTGAATGAACCCTAATATCCCCTCCTCTAATCCAGGCCCGCCCAGTCTCCTATAACATTTCACACACCCACACAGCCTCCGTACCCACAATGCTCACCATGGGCTTGTCATAGAAGGGGAAACCCTGCATGGAGCGCAGGGCGTTGGTGGCGCTGCTGACCTCCTTGAAGATGACAAAGGCCTGGCCCCTCATCTTTAGGCTCCGTGATACCAGGATATCCAGGATCTGGCCAAACTGGGAGAAGATGGCGTACAGGGACTTTTTTAGCTCTGCAGTGGGGAAAGAAAAGACCTCTGAGCTCCCCTTGTTAGAAGAAGCGCAGCCCAGATAGAAGACCATCAGCCAATTGACGGGCTACCCAGAATGCCTCGGGTCCATAATCTCTCAAGACCTAACAATCACAGAAGCGGCCAGGAACCACTCAAGTAGCCAAGTACACTCTTCTGTAAGATGTGCTTACAGAGAGCTGCTATATAACGaacatgtgcacatacatgcaAAGTGCTCAGGACAGCATCCGGTACATAGTAAAGACTCAGTAAATATGAGTGATTCTTTTCATTGCCACCAGCACCCTGACACAGGCCTGCATGACGTGGCCCTGGCAGATTTCCCCCAACTCATTCCTGCCCACATTCCACTGTGCTCCTGAGTCCCCAACCACACTGGCCCCTAGGTCTGACACAACCattctgccccagggcctttgcactggctgctcCCTTTACCTGGAACATCCCTCCCCTGAGGTTTACATGGCGGCCGCCTTCTAGTCACCCAAGTCTCAGAGGAAACGTTGCCACCTCTGACCACCATGTCTAAATGTCTTCCCATGTCATTCTTACtctacttccttttctttcatgacTATTTCCCGCCTCCTGTCATGGTACGTTAACTTGTCTATCTTGCCTGAGGAGCAATAAGCCTGTCCCATTTGTTTACTGCAGTATCTCCATGCCTAGCACAGACTCcatcacacatatttatttttttttatttggcaacaaggtctcactttgtcacccatgctggagtgcagtggcacgatcatgattcactgtagcctcaaactcccggactcaagcgatccttccacctcagcctcctgagtagctgggaccacaggtatatgccaccatgcccagctaacttctgGATTTtgtgcagagacagggtcttgctatgttgcccaggctggtcttgaactcctgagtttaaggaattagcccaccttggcctcccaaagtgctgggattacaggagtgtgccaccacacttggttacaAACATTTGACTACAGATACCATCAAGtgctttttttagacagggtctccttctgttgctcaggctggagttcagtggcataatagcttactgcaggctcaacctcctaggctcaagcaatcttctcacctcagcctcccaaggagctgggactacaggcacacaacacgacgcacagctaattttttatttttttgtagatacaatctcctatgttgcccaggttggtcttgaactcctgggctccagtgatcctcctgccttggcttcccaaagtgctgggactacaggcatgagccatcgcaccctcATCAAATGCTTTATAGAGGTAACTTCCTCACAGCAACCCCATTAAGTGGCAACTATGACTGTCCCAGTTTTACTCAAATGGAAACAGGTTCTCAGAGGATTCCTCACTGGACCAGTACAACAATCTGGAAGGCACAAGGGCATGGCAGAGCCCAGTCCACAAATTCCATCTGAATCCAGTACCACCACATCTCACCAGCAAAGGACATCACTTGACAGCAAGTGGGATTCAAGGTCAACAAGGATGGACTCCCTCTCACCACTCAGGTCTGCAAAGGGTACCAATGTCTTATGCAAAGTAGATGGCTGAgatggccaagcatggtggctcacacctgtaatcccggcactttgggaggccgaggtgggcagatcctttgcgctcaagagttcaagaccagcctgggcaatatggtgaaaccctgtctctacaaaagatacaaaaattagccaggcatgatgacgcATGCCTtatggtcacagctacttgggaggctgaagtgggaggatcactctagcctgggaggcagacgttgaaGTAAGCCATGATCCCGCCACTGgactcccattttctttctttcttttttttttttttttgagacggagtctcgctctgtcgcccaggctggagtgcagtggccggatctcagctcactgccagctccgcctcccgagtagctgggactacaggcgccacctcgcctggctagttttttgtattttttagtagagacggggtttcactgggttagccaggatggtctcgatctcctgacctcgtgatccacccgtctcgcctcccaaagtgctgggattacaggcttgagccaccgcgcctggcctggactcCAACTTTCATAAAAACTGGCctgccatggtggctcatgcctgtaattccagcactttgggaggctgaggcagatcacttgaggtcaggagttcaagaccagcctggccaagacggtgaaactccatctcaactaaaaaggccaaaaaaaaaaaaaaagaaaagaaagaaaaaattagctagtcgtggtggagtgcgcctgtaatcccagctacttgggaggctgaggcaggagaatagcttgaaccagggaggcaaaagttgcagtgagcagagattatgccgctgtactccagcctgggcaacagatcgaacgtccgtctcaaaaaaaaatacgtTGAGCTGAAGCAGAAGCCACTTGGTAAAATAGAtactagaggccgggcgcggtggctcaagcctgtaatcccagcactttgggaggccgagacgggcggatcacgaggtcaggagatcgagaccatcctggcgaacacggtgaaaccccgtctctactaaaaaaatacaaaaaactagccgggcgaggcggcgggcgcctgtagtcccagctactcgggaggctgaggcaggagaatggcgggaacccgggaggcggagcttgcagtgagctgagatctggccactgcactccagcccgggtgacagagccagactccgtctcaaaaaaaaaaaaaaaaaaaaatagatactagACTAGGAAAGAGGCAAGAAAATGTGTGCAggctgggtgggggcagggacagCAGTCAAACTTGTTTTTAAGCAATTAGTCAAAAATTCTCCTGGGGGTAACATTTCTGGTTTTCTTCTCCATACTCCATCCCCATGAATCTCATTCAGACTTCACTCATTCCACTGGGCTCTGGGCCTCTCTCTACTCTCCAGCCTCCTCTTGCCCATTCGCATTTACCCTCCACCGCTGGGAGGATAGTGCATCAGGGAGGCAACCAGGACAGGGAAGCAAGCTGGCTCCCCAACACCCTCAGGGCAAAGTCTGACGCCTCATAGCCACGAGCCTCATAGCCACAAGCCACCAGTGCACATGAGCCACCAGTGCACAGCTCGCTGGAAGTTTCTCCATGATTTACAGGCCTCTAGGCCTCAGGCCCACAAAACTACTTGTAATACCCAGaatgtgccaggctcttttacCCCTAAACATCTACACAAGCTGGCCCAAGTTAGTAACACTCTTCTCCCTCAATGTAACATAAATACTGCTTCCTCTACCTGGCAGGCTCTCCAAAATGTCTCCTTTGCCAGGAAGCTGAATGGATCCCTCTGTCTTTCTAAGGTCCCAATCTCAGCCCTCAACACTCTGTCTAAGCTTCCTGCATGATGGTCCTGACTACTCTGGGCTGTCACTGTCCTAAAGAACCGGggttccggccgggcgcggtggctcacgcctataatcccagcactttgggaggccgaggcaggtggatcacaaggtcaggagttcgagaccagcgtagccaagatggtgaaaccctgtctctgctaaaaatacaaaaattagccgggcatggtggcaggtgcctggaatcccagctactcaggaggctgaggcagagaactgcttgaatctggcaggcagaggttgcagtgagctgagattgcgccactgcattccagcctgggcaacagagcgacactccatctcatcttttttaaaaaaaaaaaaaaaaaaaagaaccagcgTTCTATGTCACCAGTGTGTCCCCAGCACTGCCCAATAATGGTTGGGCACCACATTCTAAAAGCATATGCAAAATTTACAttcctggttttgttttatttattttctttttttttttgagagtctc contains:
- the SNRPA gene encoding U1 small nuclear ribonucleoprotein A, whose translation is MAVPETRPNHTIYINNLNEKIKKDELKKSLYAIFSQFGQILDILVSRSLKMRGQAFVIFKEVSSATNALRSMQGFPFYDKPMRIQYAKTDSDIIAKMKGTFVERDRKREKRKPKSQETPATKKAVQGGGAAPVVGAVQGPVPGMPPMTQAPRIMHHMPGQPPYMPPPGMIPPPGLAPGQIPPGAMPPQQLMPGQMPPAQPLSENPPNHILFLTNLPEETNELMLSMLFNQFPGFKEVRLVPGRHDIAFVEFDNEVQAGAARDALQGFKITQNNAMKISFAKK